A section of the Candidatus Binatia bacterium genome encodes:
- a CDS encoding ABC transporter ATP-binding protein, whose product MNYAGLVWANLGRNKLRSGLTFGAVSLAIMLVVFLLTMPAGLDALLNSIASNTRVSVHNKAGIVYSIPFAYVRKVRLVDGVAGAVGTTWFGGAYEEEGRVTFPNFAVEAEHVGLVYPDYGIAPNHLEDFRRYRDGAIVGRQTMRRYGWKVGDRITLKSTAWAVNLDLRIVGEIPIERSPVVWIQRDYLDEALIAQRGQGLGIVHVIWVRVADPNRVDEVMRTIDDMFRNSEAETASETEKSFFGSFFGSLKGFMTIVLLVTLLVAICVVVIAANTASMSIRERGSEIAVFKALGFPRRIVFAVLLAESAVLCTAAGLLGVGLAYGFTYALRTFAAVIPSLGPLGSFLITPSVALQGIFLSLFVGFVAGLVPAWGAARKPLVEALHEIF is encoded by the coding sequence ATGAACTACGCGGGTCTGGTGTGGGCAAACCTCGGGAGGAACAAGCTCCGCAGCGGACTGACCTTCGGGGCGGTGAGCTTGGCCATAATGCTCGTGGTTTTTCTTCTCACCATGCCTGCAGGCTTGGATGCCCTTCTGAACTCCATTGCGAGCAATACTAGGGTTTCCGTTCACAACAAGGCGGGGATCGTCTATTCGATTCCGTTTGCGTACGTGCGGAAAGTGCGGCTAGTGGACGGTGTCGCCGGTGCTGTCGGGACCACGTGGTTTGGCGGCGCATACGAAGAGGAGGGGCGCGTGACCTTCCCGAACTTTGCGGTCGAGGCCGAGCACGTGGGTTTGGTGTATCCCGATTACGGCATTGCCCCGAATCACTTGGAAGACTTTCGGCGTTACCGGGATGGCGCGATCGTCGGGCGCCAAACGATGCGCCGTTACGGCTGGAAAGTGGGCGATCGGATCACGCTCAAGAGCACCGCATGGGCCGTGAACCTCGACTTGCGCATTGTCGGGGAAATCCCCATCGAGCGCTCTCCCGTGGTCTGGATTCAGCGGGATTACCTCGACGAGGCCCTGATCGCCCAGCGCGGTCAGGGCCTCGGCATCGTCCACGTGATTTGGGTGCGAGTTGCCGATCCAAATCGCGTGGACGAGGTCATGCGGACCATTGACGACATGTTTCGGAACAGCGAGGCAGAAACCGCATCCGAAACCGAGAAGAGCTTTTTTGGCAGTTTCTTTGGATCGCTGAAGGGGTTCATGACCATCGTGCTCTTGGTCACCTTGCTCGTGGCGATCTGTGTGGTGGTGATCGCCGCGAACACGGCCTCGATGTCCATCCGGGAACGAGGCAGTGAGATTGCGGTGTTCAAGGCTTTGGGATTCCCGCGCCGGATCGTGTTTGCCGTGTTGCTGGCGGAGTCGGCCGTGCTGTGTACCGCCGCAGGCTTGCTCGGTGTCGGCTTGGCGTATGGGTTTACGTACGCTTTGAGGACCTTCGCTGCGGTGATCCCCTCGCTCGGTCCGTTGGGGAGCTTCCTGATTACGCCGAGCGTGGCCCTGCAAGGGATTTTCTTGTCGTTGTTCGTGGGTTTCGTGGCGGGTTTGGTTCCCGCCTGGGGAGCGGCACGGAAACCCCTCGTCGAGGCGCTGCACGAGATTTTCTAG